The following coding sequences lie in one Melopsittacus undulatus isolate bMelUnd1 chromosome 9, bMelUnd1.mat.Z, whole genome shotgun sequence genomic window:
- the LOXL1 gene encoding lysyl oxidase homolog 1, which produces MARRGAWGLWAALGCGLCLLAAGQQQQAGGGQPWRQLIQWENNGRVYSLLNSGAEYVPAGQERPGGNRLLLAGAVTGGAGSVRRQAPAAPPRPGSETVRGQTRHPFGFGQVPDNWREGPVGDSTASQRVRPAGRSRQPSSSSSSSSFAFASAGQPAYPQFPFAPQYEPYEAPRVYDEAYTYYRSTGTGGAAVASAAAGASVVYPFQPRQRYEDYGEEQSPYRAQGYYPAAERPYVPAAPQPIDGLDRRYSHSLYHDAGGSPEQGSPDSYGNQQPGGLGIASADNLQHPPGTGYGGQYPPYEQQPPFRALEPYGVPRPEPYLPARNPEIPQAVPDSQARVSVGSVYRPSHGGRGLPDLVPDPNYVQASTYVQRAHLYSLRCAAEEKCLASTAYTPETTDYDVRVLLRFPQRVKNQGTADFLPSRPRHSWEWHSCHQHYHSMDEFSHYDLLDATTGRKVAEGHKASFCLEDTTCDFGNLKRYACTAHTQGLSPGCYDTYNADIDCQWIDITDVQPGNYVLKVQVNPKYIVLESDFTNNVVRCNIHYTGRYVSTTNCKISQS; this is translated from the exons ATGGCCCGGCGGGGAGCGTGGGGGCTGTGGGCAGCGCTGGGCTGCGGGCTGTGCCTGCTGGCGGccgggcagcagcagcaggcggGCGGCGGGCAGCCGTGGAGGCAGCTGATCCAGTGGGAGAACAACGGCCGCGTTTACAGCCTGCTGAACAGCGGCGCCGAGTACGTACCGGCGGGGCAGGAGAGACCCGGGGGGAACCGGTTGCTGCTGGCGGGAGCGGTGACCGGCGGAGCGGGCAGCGTCCGGAGGCAGGCACCGGCCGCACCGCCGCGCCCGGGCTCCGAGACGGTTCGGGGGCAGACGCGGCACCCGTTCGGCTTCGGGCAGGTGCCCGACAATTGGCGTGAGGGACCGGTGGGCGACAGCACCGCTTCGCAGCGGGTCCGGCCTGCTGGCCGCTCCCGCCAaccttcctcctcatcctcatcctcctccttcgCCTTCGCCTCCGCCGGGCAGCCCGCGTACCCCCAGTTCCCCTTCGCCCCCCAGTACGAGCCCTACGAGGCCCCCCGGGTGTACGACGAGGCGTACACCTATTACCgcagcaccggcaccggcgGGGCGGCCGTGGCTTCGGCGGCGGCGGGCGCCAGCGTGGTGTACCCCTTTCAACCCCGGCAACGCTACGAGGACTACGGGGAGGAGCAGAGCCCCTATAGAGCCCAGGGGTACTACCCGGCGGCAGAACGCCCCTACGTGCCCGCCGCCCCGCAGCCGATCGATGGGCTGGACCGCCGGTATTCCCATAGCCTGTACCACGATGCGGGCGGCTCGCCGGAGCAGGGCAGCCCGGACTCGTACGGCAACCAGCAACCCGGCGGGCTCGGCATCGCCTCGGCGGATAACCTCCAGCATCCACCCGGGACCGGGTACGGGGGGCAGTACCCACCCTACGAGCAGCAGCCGCCGTTCCGGGCACTGGAGCCTTATGGGGTCCCCCGACCCGAGCCCTACCTGCCTGCCAGGAACCCCGAGATACCACAAGCCGTCCCTGATAGCCAAGCCCGGGTCAGCGTGGGAAGCGTCTACAGGCCCAGCCATGGTGGACGGG gtCTCCCCGACTTGGTGCCAGATCCCAACTACGTGCAAGCATCCACCTATGTGCAGCGAGCTCACCTGTACTCACTGCGCTGCGCTGCCGAGGAGAAGTGTCTGGCCAG cactgcctATACCCCTGAAACCACCGACTACGACGTGCGGGTGCTCCTGAGGTTTCCCCAGCGTGTGAAGAACCAAGGCACAGCCGACTTCCTGCCCAGCCGGCCCCGGCACAGCTGGGAATGGCACAGCTGCCACCA gCACTACCACAGCATGGATGAGTTCAGCCACTACGACCTGCTAGATGCCACCACGGGGCGGAAGGTGGCTGAGGGCCACAAGGCCAGCTTCTGCCTGGAGGACACCACCTGTGACTTCGGCAACCTGAAGCGTTATGCCTGCACAGCCCATACCCAG GGCTTGAGCCCGGGGTGCTACGACACCTACAACGCTGATATTGACTGCCAGTGGATCGATATAACCGATGTGCAGCCAGGGAATTATGTCCTAAAG